DNA from Polaribacter sp. NJDZ03:
CTTCTACAATAGGTACTCAAATAGCAAAAGATATAACTTTTATAAGTGGCTATAATGGTACTTGGAGTACAGATCCTATTTCTATAGCAGATTACTGGGTGTATACTTATGCCAATGGTAATGGAGGTAGATCTAATTGGGAACATAAATACAAAAATGAAGAAATTTCTGAGACGGATGGTTTTATTTTTAAAGGACCAGATCATGAGCAAAACTATACTTTTGTAGGTACTCCAAAAGATGGAGATATGAGCACAACAGTTGGGGCAAATGAATCTTATTTAGTAGGAAACCCTTTTGCAGGAGCAATAAGTGCAAAGAAATTTATAGAAGATAATATAGATGATGCAACAGGTTCTATAACAGGTGATTTATATTTCTGGGAACATGCAGGAGAAGAAAGTGGCTCAGGAACCGCAGGGCATAATTTTGGTGGCTACATTGGTGGTTATGCTATTAGAAATATTTCTATGGGATTATCTGCTAATCAGGTAATGAGCAATAATGGTTCAGAGTCGGTAATTAGTGTGGTTCAAGCGGAGACTTGTATTCCTTTTGATGGAGCTATTTTATATACAGATCCTGTTAATATAGGGGTTAGTGGTTTACGTTTAACGTCATTTAATGAAGGTTTTTCTTATGAAAGTTCTATTAATGCAGATAAAATTTATTTTTCTTATAAGAGTATCGGAGATATTCCAATAAGTCTTCAGGTAAACGAGGGAGTTGTACAAGAGCTTCAATTAGTTTCTTCTGGAGTAGATCAATATTCAGAAGCTAATTTTCAAGCAGATGTTAAAGTAGGAGATATCATTAAAATTAAGTACTCTAGTCAGTCTACAGTAGGCTTATATTTAGATTTATTTACTTTAAAAGGGCGTGTTACAACTAAAGGAGCTCCTTCTTTAGGAGATGGAAATTATCATGAGCCTAAAGCATATATTGCTATGGGGCAAGGGTTTTTTGTTGATGGAGATTCCGATGGAGGTACTATTAATTTTAATAACTCTCAAAGAGAATATATAAAAGAAGGAGATGAGTCTATTTTCTATAAAAGTAATAATGATTCTAAAGAAAAAACTATAACTGTAAATAAACTTCCGGTAATTAAGTTGGGTATGGATTATGTAAATGAAGAAGGTTTAGGATTGCACAGACAAATAGGAATTTCATTTAAACATAACAATTCTTTTGGATATGAAAAAGGGTATGATGCTGCAATGTTAGATGTTGGAGAAACAGATATTTACTGGAAATTCCCTAATAATGATGATAAATACGCTATTACTGGAGTACAAGCTATTACAGACGATCTAGAAGTTCCTTTATTTGTTTCTTTAGTTAAAAATGGTACTGTATCTATTGGTGTAGATGAATGGGAAGCTATTAATAGAGATGTATTTATAAAAGACAAATTAACAGGTAAAGCTTACTTAATTAATAATGGAAAATTCTCGTTAACCTTATCTGCCGGAAACTATACAGATCGTTTTTTCTTAACATTTAAAGAAAGTGACGCCACGGTTTTAGATGTTTCAGACAATGCTATTGTTTTAAATAAAAACATTACTGTTTTCTTAGATAATACTACTCAGGAAATAGTAATTAATAACAATGATAATTTACAACTGAAAACAGTGAAGTTGTTTAACCTTTTAGGGCAAACAATTGGTCAATGGAACAACTTAGAACAAGAAACTAAGCAACAGCGATTAAAAACAAGTAAATTATCTGATGCTATTTATATTATTAATATAGAAACAGAAAACGGTAAAGTTTCTAAGAAAGTGATTTTAGATTAGAAAACAAGAAGAGATAAGTATTTGGTGTTTATTTAATAATCCCAATTGATTTTAATATTAAATCAATTGGGATTATTTTTTGTTTTTAGCATTGTAAATACATCGATAAATTTTATCAGCTTCAAAAATTAATTTTTTATACTTTATTCTTATTGATTTCTGTATTTTCGTTCTTTATATTTTTTAAAATTGAATTTAAACTATCCCATAACATATATTAAAGGAATTAGTGTACAAAGAGCAACGCTTATGTACACCGAATTGGGTATAAAAACATGTAATGATTTATTAAATTTCTTTCCGTTTAGATATATTGATAAAACCGCATTTTATGCGATAAAAGACTTACAACCAAATTCTTCTGAAGTTCAAATTGTTGGTAAAATTACCCGCGTAAAATCGGTAGCTCAAAAAAGAGGAAGTAGGTTAGTGGCAACTTTTCAAGACGCTACAGGATCTATGGAATTGGTTTGGTTTAAAGGTCAAAAATGGATTAAAGATTCTTTAAAAATTAACGAACCGTATGTGGTTTATGGCAAGCTGAACCATTATAATGGCAATTTTAGTATTCCACATCCAGAGTTAGAATTGGTTACGGAATACAAGAAAAAGTTGCAATCTAAAATGCAACCCGTATATCCATCTACCGAAAGGTTAGTAAATTCTGGTGTTTCTAATAAGTTAATGCGCAATTATGTTCAGCATTTATTACAGCAGTTTTTTGAAGTAATTACAGAAACATTATCACAAGAAATAATAGACGATTTTAAGTTGATGGCTAAGCGTGATGCTTTGCTGAATGCACATTTTCCTAAAAGTCAAGAAAACTTAGCCAAAGCACAAAATCGTTTAAAGTTCGAAGAATTATTTTTTATTCAGTTGCAGCTATTGCGAAAGAAACTCATCAACAAAACAAAAATAAAAGGCTTTGTTTTTGAAAACGTGAGCGATTACTTTAATACTTTCTATAAAGACCATTTACCTTTCGATTTAACAAATGCTCAAAAAAGAGTTTTAAAAGAAATTAGAAAAGATGTTGCATCTGGTGCACACATGAATCGTCTTTTACAAGGAGATGTTGGTTCTGGTAAAACCATTGTTGCTTTATTAACCATGTTATTGGCAATAGACAACGGTTTTCAAGCAACAATTATGGCGCCAACAGAAATTTTGGCAACCCAACATTATCATGCTATTTCAGAAATGTTAAAAGACATGAACATTAATGTCGATTTATTAACAGGTTCTGTTAGAATAAAAAAGCGAAGAGAAATTCATGCGAATTTAGAAGACGGAACCTTGCATATTTTAATAGGTACGCATGCTTTGTTAGAAGATAAAGTAAAGTTTAAAAATCTTGGTATTGCAATTATTGATGAGCAACATAGATTCGGAGTTGCACAAAGAGCTCAACTTTGGAAAAAAGGAGGAAAAAGCCCATCCCAACCTTCCCGAAGGGAAGGAGCTCAAGCAGTGCTAAATCGTTATGAAACTGCTCGTCCTTCTGTGTATGCTTTAATGAAGGAATTACAAGTAGAACGTAAAAAACAAACCACACCAGCAGAACAAGTTATTTGGCAACAATTAAAGGCAAAAAAGCTAGATTCTAAATTTAGAAGACAACACCTTGTTGATGAATTTATTGTCGATTTTATTTGTATTGAAAAAAGACTAATTATTGAAGTAGATGGAGAGTACCACAACACAACAGCACAACAAGAAGCAGACAATTTAAGAACACAGATTTTACAAGAATTAGGTTTTAAAGTAATAAGATTCACCAACCAAGAGGTTATTGGAAACATAGAAAATGTAACAAAGAAAATAACACAAGAATTACACAACAGTGATAAAAGCCTCCCCTTCGGGGAGGTTGGTGGGGCTTCTTCTCTTCCTCCACACATTTTAGTAATGACAGCAACACCAATTCCTAGAACTTTGGCAATGTCTGTGTATGGAGATTTAGATATTTCTGTAATTGATGAATTACCACCTGGAAGAAAAGAAGTAAAAACAGTACACAGGTTTGATAAAAATCGTTTATCTGTTTTTAAATTTATGCGAGATGAAATTGAAAAAGGAAGACAAGTATATGTGGTGTATCCTTTAATTCAAGAATCTGAAGCCATGGATTATAAAGATTTGATGGATGGTTTTGAAAGTATTTCACGAGATTTTCCTACGCCAAAATATCAAATTAGTATTGTGCACGGAAAAATGAAAC
Protein-coding regions in this window:
- a CDS encoding DUF559 domain-containing protein, producing the protein MNLNYPITYIKGISVQRATLMYTELGIKTCNDLLNFFPFRYIDKTAFYAIKDLQPNSSEVQIVGKITRVKSVAQKRGSRLVATFQDATGSMELVWFKGQKWIKDSLKINEPYVVYGKLNHYNGNFSIPHPELELVTEYKKKLQSKMQPVYPSTERLVNSGVSNKLMRNYVQHLLQQFFEVITETLSQEIIDDFKLMAKRDALLNAHFPKSQENLAKAQNRLKFEELFFIQLQLLRKKLINKTKIKGFVFENVSDYFNTFYKDHLPFDLTNAQKRVLKEIRKDVASGAHMNRLLQGDVGSGKTIVALLTMLLAIDNGFQATIMAPTEILATQHYHAISEMLKDMNINVDLLTGSVRIKKRREIHANLEDGTLHILIGTHALLEDKVKFKNLGIAIIDEQHRFGVAQRAQLWKKGGKSPSQPSRREGAQAVLNRYETARPSVYALMKELQVERKKQTTPAEQVIWQQLKAKKLDSKFRRQHLVDEFIVDFICIEKRLIIEVDGEYHNTTAQQEADNLRTQILQELGFKVIRFTNQEVIGNIENVTKKITQELHNSDKSLPFGEVGGASSLPPHILVMTATPIPRTLAMSVYGDLDISVIDELPPGRKEVKTVHRFDKNRLSVFKFMRDEIEKGRQVYVVYPLIQESEAMDYKDLMDGFESISRDFPTPKYQISIVHGKMKPADKEDEMQRFVKGETQIMVATTVIEVGVNVPNASVMIIESSERFGLSQLHQLRGRVGRGADQSYCILLSGYKLSEEGKTRLKTMVDTTDGFKIAEVDLKLRGPGNLMGTQQSGVLNLKIADVVKDSKILVAARNTAIAVLQEDGNLSQPANINIKKAYVEMSKNSKIWSEIS